The Penaeus monodon isolate SGIC_2016 chromosome 33, NSTDA_Pmon_1, whole genome shotgun sequence genome includes a window with the following:
- the LOC119594196 gene encoding uncharacterized protein LOC119594196 — translation MFALRSVIMAVAVVGVARVGARPQVLDITKAAATSGFSLLEAAGRSGGIVSNVASDALATAQTLGEGARDVFRETFQTGAQGLNRFSSAFRDTTGEVVRGFKDATRAANTFFANGVRSTGRLASDTVSTGFEVARDTVGAKADFLKDVNQSAVRGAGKVAGAVGNFAEGAIDNTVGFISPATQIVERVINKGIENFSHVLVPSGF, via the coding sequence ATGTTTGCGTTGAGAAGTGTGATCATGGCTGTGGCGGTGGTGGGCGTGGCCAGAGTGGGCGCCCGGCCGCAGGTCCTGGACATCACTAAGGCGGCGGCGACGAGCGGCTTCAGCCTCCTGGAAGCCGCCGGCCGCTCCGGAGGCATCGTGTCCAACGTGGCCTCCGACGCCCTGGCCACCGCGCAGACTCTCGGCGAGGGGGCGCGCGACGTATTCCGTGAGACCTTCCAGACAGGAGCGCAGGGCCTGAACCGCTTCAGCAGCGCCTTCAGGGACACCACCGGCGAAGTTGTCCGAGGCTTCAAGGACGCGACGCGGGCGGCAAATACCTTCTTCGCCAACGGCGTCCGCTCGACGGGACGCCTCGCATCCGACACCGTCAGCACCGGCTTCGAGGTGGCTAGAGACACCGTAGGAGCTAAAGCCGACTTCTTGAAGGACGTCAACCAGTCCGCCGTCCGTGGCGCTGGGAAGGTGGCCGGGGCTGTCGGGAACTTCGCCGAAGGAGCCATCGACAACACCGTCGGCTTCATCTCCCCCGCGACGCAGATCGTCGAGAGAGTCATTAACAAAGGAATCGAAAACTTTTCGCATGTACTCGTGCCCTCCGGATTTTAA
- the LOC119594195 gene encoding LOW QUALITY PROTEIN: delta(3,5)-Delta(2,4)-dienoyl-CoA isomerase, mitochondrial-like (The sequence of the model RefSeq protein was modified relative to this genomic sequence to represent the inferred CDS: deleted 1 base in 1 codon), giving the protein MLSSRILSGLTRIRPTLTSIRTMAAAAEGYSFETLAVSSPRENVYLVQLNRPDKLNAMNETMWKDIGQCFNKLGEDTDCRAIVLSGNGRLFTSGLDLSDMSGIVSLVMGDDDVARKCRSLHHLIKEFQDAFSSLETCPKPVIAAVHNACVGGGVDLICSADIRYCTSDSWFQVKEVELGLAADVGTLQRLPKIIGNQSLVRELAFSARKMFSGEALQSGLVSRVFSDKQSALSGALDMATTIASMSPVAVQNTKTTLIHARDHTVQEGLDYVAMLNMVMLQSEDLRIAAMAMMNKQKKPTFAKL; this is encoded by the exons ATGCTCAGTTCCAGGATTCTTTCGG GCTTAACACGGATTCGCCCAACATTGACAAGCATCCGGACAatggcagcagcagcagagggTTACTCGTTTGAAACCCTCGCGGTTTCTTCACCTCGAGAAAATGTTTACCTGGTTCAGCTCAACCGACCAGATAAATTAAATGCGATGAATGAGACCATGTGGAA AGATATTGGACAGTGTTTCAACAAGCTTGGGGAAGACACGGACTGTAGAGCTATAGTTCTGAGTGGAAATGGACGGCTCTTCACCTCAGGCCTTGACCTAAGTGACATGTCAGGAATAGTATCTTTAGTGATGGGAGATGACGATGTTGCTCGAAAGTGTCGTTCTCTGCATCACCTGATCAAGGAATTCCAGGATGCATTTTCATCACTAGAAAcg TGTCCAAAACCAGTAATTGCTGCTGTACATAAtgcttgtgttggtggtggggtggacCTTATCTGCTCAGCTGATATTCGCTACTGTACATCTGACTCCTGGTTCCAAGTTAAGGAGGTTGAACTCG GCCTGGCAGCAGATGTTGGAACACTGCAGCGCCTT CCAAAGATCATTGGCAACCAGAGTCTTGTCCGGGAATTGGCATTTTCTGCAAGGAAGATGTTCTCGGGAGAGGCATTGCAAAGTGGTCTTGTTTCTAGGGTCTTCTCTGATAAGCAAAG TGCACTAAGTGGGGCCCTTGATATGGCAACAACAATTGCCAGCATGTCTCCAGTCGCTGTCCAGAACACGAAAACAACGTTGATCCACGCTCGTGACCACACCGTCCAAGAGGGTTTGGACTATGTG gcTATGCTAAACATGGTGATGCTGCAGAGTGAAGACCTTCGCATAGCTGCAATGGCAATgatgaacaaacaaaagaagcCAACATTTGCCAAACTTTAG